The following is a genomic window from Takifugu rubripes chromosome 13, fTakRub1.2, whole genome shotgun sequence.
TCCAGTACCTTCTCATGGTGACTGTGTATCAATTAAGTCTGACCTGTGAAAGGCAGAGAACAGGCTGCTGGGGCTGAGCAGCACCGGGCCCATCGGCAGCATGGTTCCCTGCTCGTTGACCCAGTGCAGGTAGCCTCTGGTCATATCCGCCATGCCGATGGCCCTCGCAGAACAGTACATGAACTTGTATCCATTCCTGTTAGAGAAAAGCAGAGTCCTGGATGACTGTCCTCCACAGTAAAAAGTGTCTGATCAGATTTCCTTTCTGCAGCTCACACTCACAGGCTGACTTTGTGGTAGAGACTTGCAATACCCTGGTGGGTCCAATCTTTACCCAGCGTGGGGAGGATGTGTCCCAGGGTGTCTGACCTACAGCAGGGCACAAAATCGATACCTTAGTATTAATAACAAACAGTGGGAGGTCGTGAAGTTCATAGTGAGGACACCTGCTGGTGAGATGTGGTAACTACACGCCTGCTAAGCTGAAATTCACCGTTTGGCTGTTTAGGTTTGAGAGCAACACTGTTGTTTAAAGACCTGGTGATGGTTCCATCGATGTCAGAGATGATAATCTTGTCATCCCAGTTCCAAAGATAGATTGTTCCATGACAGCGACAGGTGCCCTGATACTGAGTGGTCACACTGAAGACCACCTCATTTGGaccctccttcagctgcagattTTCctttgaacacacacatcaatcaTTTCTTGGCTTAGTCTTCGACTCTgagaaatgtgcaaaacatCATAAAACTATGGATACATCATTCTGGGGAAAATCAAACTTAAAAATACACACCAGTTGCTCTGAGGTGAGTCGAAGAGTCTTCTTATAGCAAACGCTGGCAGCAGCCATGGGGCGATCTACCTGACTGGACAACCTGTGATCCTCATCGCTCGAAGAAGATTCTTCTTTCATCCTGGTGACCAGACGAGACATGAGTTAAAAGGTCTTAAACTCTTCTGGAGACAAACATTTATGTCACCTGTTAACGGGGTGCAGAGAGTGAGCGCTCTCCTCTCGAGCTCCTCCGGCCTCAGACTCCTGGAGGacaacaaaggtcaaaggtcattcatTCAGGATTTCAGCTGTTGCAAGGTCTTGTACTGTCCTTAATCtaatgaacaaataaaataaacagcctGAAAGTCAGTTAACCTACTGATTTGATGTCactgttcctgctcctccatgaAAACCACCATCGTCCTCCTTTCTTTGGCATCTTCTCTTTCATGATGTTCTCCACTGAGGCCTGGAGACAACCATGCCATAACTCAACTAAATATGACTTAAAATGTcacagaaaatgggaaaaaggaCTCACAACcaccacaggaaacacacacaaacccatgAAAAGATGAGCACAATTTACATATAAGAACtgaaaaaacagcacatttctcATCAGAATATTCCAACAGAATAAAAGTTCATGGTGCATGCCGACCACAACCTTTCTGTGGGATGTTATAACAGAGACACAAATATAAACTCTTAGCAAGCTGAGAAAATAACATACAGACTGGGAGGAACTGGAACCAAACAGACCCGGTAGACAGTAGGAGAAAAAGgcaaaagcagaaaacacataACTCCAACACCAATACTGAGTGCACATACACatcacacagaaagaaaaggtgCAAAACAAATTGGAGAAAAATAAGAAGGGGATAGAAAAGGACATATTCAAGTGTTAGAAAAGACTTGTGAGTCATATTTCACTCTGGTTAAAGTGGTAACATTTATATAATCAGCAAATAAGCAACATATGAGTATCTGAAAATTTTACTTTAGAACAATTattcaaatcatttttaatttcattccATGAAAAAGAGCATCAAACATTAAAAGATAACTAGTAGGTGAACCAAAGTGAAACAGCAGATTAAGGAGAAGCAGCTGTAAAAAGCTTGCAGCACAAAGGCAAACGTGCAAGGAGGAGTGCAGTACACTCAAACACATCACGCACCACCTGACAAATATAACGAGGACAGAatcaaatgaaagaaatcatGTAAAGACATGACAAAGCTTCGACTATCAATTCCCTCAGTAAAAAGATGAGAACACAGTTAAAAAAATACCTCAAACACAATGTCACCATTTAAAGTTCACAACACTGTATTATATATAAGAAGAACGACAGAGTATAGAGAAAAGTATAGAGAAAATACTTTTAACAGCTTATATGGAATATAGCTGCAGTAGTTATTCAAAATAATTAACAATACTAAAAGATAAGGTGTTGTAGTATTTAAGGGTATagaaaaactattaaaatgTTGATAAAATACTGTGGTTACCTGTGGTAACGGCTTTTGATAGACCTGTATGGCCAACATTAGAGGAGCTGCAGTGCTCCAGTTGTAGTACCTGTAACAGACGCCAGACACCAGAGGGCGCTATAAAGACGGCATATATTTCCTATCACTGTAAAGTGCTAATGTAACATTTATAATAATTTAttgaattaaatatttttaacaTAGACTAACTTTTATACTGAATAATTACCATCCACACTGGACCCTTTTTTGGTACTTTGTGTTCCCTAACACTTTTATTGGTAAATGGAAACCTAGTAAAACATACTTGTTTCCAATCTTGACCACCAGGTTGGGATCGTCAATAACAGAAGGGTTCTCAGAGAACTGCTGGTAAGAGATTACCTTCTCCTGGAACTGCTCTGtagcacaaaacacacacacaaaaagctaATCCAGGTGCTTTGCAACTAACGCAAAGTGTTAGAAGCAGCATTCATCTCCATATCCTACCTCTGGTGATATCCCTGTTGTCAGTAAGTCCTCCACATAGCGAGATGGCAATATGGGGCAGATCTCCCAGCTGCTCAGGCAAACTGTCCACACCGCTGTCCATCCCACTGCTGGCCACTGACTGCGGGGACTGATTAGCACTACGTactcccatcatcatcatcatcatctccgaGTCCCCCTTCATGGAACTACTGCTTCCATCACTGAGAAGAGGCAGCAACACAGAGTTTCAAATTATGTGTTTGGCTCTTGCAAGGAGTTGTACACACAGATGAACATGTGGACCTTTTAGGGAAGTACAGAGCAGCGACTTTGGGTTCCAGctctgtgatgtcatccagGTATATTCCGTCAGTGCCCAGGTGCTGGCTCCTCTTCTCTAATGGCAGGCAGAGATAACAGCTCTTCATATGCTTTGAAGCTCACACCCTTTCAAATGATTTGCAGTGATATGGAGCTGTGGCAATACCTTTCTTCTTTGACGGCGAGTCAGTCCTTCTGATGGGACTTTCTGTATTTACATGATCGGAGAGGCTGCCGTGACAGCCAGAGTAGGTGTGTGTTACACCTTCCACCTCTACACAGGCAGGTCCCACACTCTCCGCTTCTACCAGAAAGAATTGTTCTGAAGTCAGTATCTTTCAGGAACATTCCAGAGTATGTTGAACACTTGTCCTCACCATGAACCTGGGTCTCCCCTGGCTGGTGAACACAGATGGAGGGTGAAGTGGGTCCCGCATCACTGATGGCTCGGAAGTGCGTACTGGGAGACACGGGAATGGCGACCGCTGAAGCAGGGTCCTGCTTCTGGTGAGCAGTGAGGAAGGGAAGCTGTGAGGAGAAACACAGTCCTtagtttcagtgtgtgtgtgtgtgtgtgtgtgtgtgtgtgtgtgtgtgcgtgtgtgtgtgtgtgtgtttgtccatgTGTACCTGGGCAGCCTGGGGTAGTTCCCCCCAGCTCCAGAGCATCTCAGGATTATCTTTGTTCTGACTGCTTATCTCTGAGTCGCTCTTTGGTGTCGAAGAACGAGAATCATCCAGACGGCTGAGAAAAAGCCAGATCGTCAGTTTCAATCGTCTTCTATTCAAAATCCATTACAAAACTCTTCCGTATGAGACGAAACAGTCCTGAGGACTTTCATCAGTCATTAAGGTTGAGATACCTAACAATAGGAGAGAAGTGAGGGGTCTGTTCAGGACAGGAGATGGACAGACCACAGGGTGGAGGAAGGGACAGAGTCTGTTTAATGACATCACTAGGGGAAAAAGAAAGATAGccacaaaggagaaggaaaaataaaggggaagaaaaagagaaaagacatACTGTAATTCTCAGCTTAAATCATTAAACCAGTGAGGGAAAAGGTTTGATCATTACCTGTGTGAATGGCTCCAATCggtgctggggtgtgtgtgagggccaCAACCCTGACCAAACACTGACCtgaatgcaaacacaaacacatacattgTACAAAGATTTTCAAAATACACACTGTACGCAACTTGTTCTCTGACTACAGTTCACCTTCTCTACGAGGAGAAATTTGATTAGTTTCACCAGAAAACTAATTATTCTCGGACTGCATAGAAGAAACTGAACTTTCCATGAAGCATTATGGGCTAGGGAGATGAGCACAATCTCTAAATGTTCCAGGAATTTCTTCCAGCCAAGCCTGTGGTGAACTTTCTAAGAAAAGTTTGGAGCGCTGCAGCAAGAACATAATGGGGCTGAGCAAACACTGTGGGAACAGAGCACATTCCTGGAAAGTGTCCAATAACCAGATCTGCTCTTCAGCCAGTCACAATCTGATCACAGTTTCTGTAGTTGGATGAAGTCAAACCACCAACGACAGTTTAAATTTCAGACTAGCTGCTGTCCTCAAGCAAAAAATCCTCCCCGATCCCACCCTATTCTgtagaacacacaaacacacacatacacgcacacatacCTGCCATCATTCGATCCCTCCTCATCTGAGCTCATGTCGATGGTAAACATGTCCTCATCTTCGGAGAACTCTTCTCcactctcttctctcctccctcctacTGTCTCTGGATGgactttcttccttctttttctcctctttttgctcATCCCACCATCACCTTGCTGCGTCCCTACactctggacaggaagtgagctgcAGGGAatgggctctgtgtgtgttgttgaaGAGATCACATCAGATGCCTGTTAAAAAGTAGGACGGTGTTTTTTAACTGGGCCTACCATGGTGACGGGACGTGTGTCTGCCAAGCTGGGTCTGCATCAGCTCTTTCCCGGTTGACATGATGGGGGAGGTTGCTAGGTAGGATGGAACAACTTCCTGTCAACAAAAAAATGCAATCTTCTGACACCAGAAACGAGAATCATATCACTGGACTTACTAAACCTGAGAAATGTCATGTAATTTTTGATTGTAGAACACTGAAGATGACTCTTGTGCTGTGTAATCAGGAGGCTCTGCAGGACTTCATAGTTACAAATTAAACTAATTTGGGTACAAGAGACCTTGAATGTGTTAGGATGTGGTGGTGGgatctatttttctttcttgtccCGCTGTTCCTCTGCCATTGGTCTTCTGTGTCTGTCTTGTTCGTTTCACTGGTCTGTGCACACTGGACATGACTGACCATATTCTCCAACCCTCCTCTAGGGTTCCTCACCTGCTTCTCATCAGCCCATCAAAATTGTCCACATCTACGTCCGGCTCTCCCTCCTATTCCCTGCCAATTCTTCCTTGAATCATCTGTGGTAAAGTACATACCAGCTCCTGCATTGGTCTTTCCAAAGGGATGAGTGAAATGATTTTTTGCTTTTTACCATCAGCTTTGCTTTGTCTCGTCTGCCCATCAGCCTCCACTCAACTGGCTTGTTGAATTGCTCTTTCAAAAACAACCTTGTTGAGAGAAGACCTTGCTCATTTTGGTCTGCATTGTGTCTAGCATACGCCTTAACAGAATGTGTCTATCAACCATATAACGATTCAGCCAATCATGGATCAGCATGTACCTGACAGACAGGAACATTCTGCTAACCCTAGGGTTAGCAAATTGTGTGAACCTTTATTAATGTATTCCCCAGCCACTCCATCTGTCCTTTACCGAGAGCCAAATCCAACATTTACCTTAAAACACAGTCTTCATAACTTCACATCCGACGACCGACTAAATTCCTCTTTTCAAATGAATCTCTTAAGCTGAAAAAGCCTCAATCTGATGTCACCCTTTTAAAACCAACCACAGATACCATAGGTAATCTCTGCATTACTGGATCTAAGATCACTCATTAGCATGCCAGCTTAGTGGATATTAGCTTCTATTCTTTGGTCAATAATTACCCAGGAAAACATCATATTTACTctttactgttttattttggtGTTCACAGATGTACAAGTTCTGGTCATGGGAAGaggatttctgtgtcaacattTGATGAACGCTTCATCTACGTATTTAAGACAAGTCTCAACAAATCCTCGAGGATTATGTGTGAAGAGAAGTGCTGAGTGGGTGCAGGTGGGGCTAGACGTGTGCCAGGGACATAGAAACAGACTCAAACAGCTGCTTGGAAATATGTGTCCAGCCAAGGAAAAGCCAGGAACCAGTCTCCCAAGGGGTATTTTGAGTTAGCTACAGATTCTGAAAGTGTAGTTTCTAATCTTTCCAATGATGTTTAACCCATTAAGTCTGAATATATTTGGTCTGGCCTGAATTTCAGGGAAAACTTTCAGATTGCCTAtttgtcctgtctgtccatctcatCCGCGTCTCCATCTGTTTGGACCTGACACAGATCAGAGGAGCGCGCCCGATGGTCAACTGACAGTTCCGTACTGTGCAGACAGGACAAGCCACTAAGATCACCACTGAGTAAAAGCAGAATTACAGCGGATCACTTGAGAGCAGCAACGTGACCTTAACTGACACCAGAGCCAAGCACAATACGTCAGCTGTGCTGCATGACGGCCCACAAACATGGTGTCCTGTCCCAGCGGTGTAAGTCAACATCAGGAGGTCTTGCTACACCCACATGACATAAATCAATATTCAGGTTCTTCTCACATCTTCAGGACAATTAATTCTCAAGATAATGGGATTTTAGGAATCTTATTTAAAAACCATTTCAATTGGTTGGCTAGAAAACGTAGGTCGTAGCAGCTGTCACACTGTGAGACTGTCATGCTACATTTCTGAGTTTCTGAGTAGAATTTAACCTCAGGTTATCTTTGGTCACAAGACGGTGACAACAGCCTTCCTTGAACGTGTCCCACAGTGTGACATAAGACCTCTGTTTTAGAGTCACGACCAAAGATCATGACCATCAGAGTGGAAGAATTTGTTGTGAGAGTTAGCTAATGTACTCCTGCAGGCATGATTCGTGGCCAGGAAACATTTAATTGTTTAGGAAGGTGCATGAATCAATCTTTTTTAGGATTGCTACGTTGGTGTGTTATTAACCTCAAACCTAATTCAGACTAACGTAGGCATCTCACTGTGTGAACCTAAATTTGACCTGGGGTTGAACCCAGCCTCAATGCAGCAAAAGACAACAAGTCCAAGTCAGACAGCCTGTATTTTAGCACCTGGTAACTTTTGGTACATCAGTAAGTTCTGTTCTTTTCTGACTGTTATTGACACTGTCAATCATTACTCACCAGCGTGTTCTCCGCCTCCTTCACAAAGAAGGCCTCTCCATTCTCTCCCAGCTTCATTTGCAAACTCACCGGCTCTCCGTTGATCTCTATGTCCACCTGCATGACACAACACCTGCCAGTTCACATGAGGCTTCACTACAACGCCaccttttgctgctgctttgctgtgtCCAGTAATGGAACAATCATCAAACACTTGAAAACGGACAATTGTACCACTTTCTCACGCGAGCGAAGCACTCCCATCTTGCCGAAGCGGACATGGAAGGGGGAGCACTGAAGGGAGCCATCGGGCTGCTGCACCACAATGACGTCTATACACCCAGACAGGGTCGCAGGGTTGAGGCCTCTGTACAGCTCCTTGACCTGCACAAACACCTGACCTGCCAACTGACCCACATAGTTCATGGTCTGGTACTGGAGAGACACAGAAAAGGATCAAATCAGCCCCACCAGCTAAAGCAGCAAAGGGATTAAACTTGTGCACAAAATAACATTGTGATGAAATTTGGGGCTCAAATGTGGCCCAGATAGCTCAgatatttgtttaaaataattcacatgtttcttttaaaaaggtttGCTGTTACTGCCGAtcccagaaaaaaaatgtagttgTTGAGTAAGTTTTGTTGGGATTGGCTGCTATGGCTATTACAGAGGTTTGCAGGCGGGCGACAAATTAATGACAACAAACACAGACGAACACATGATACACTCGTCACATTCCTGCGCCAACCTACATGTTATTACAATATAATACAAAAGTCTGATTAAAACGTGTATTTAAAGTGCAGTTGCTAAAAATTATACACGACAGAACAAATCTGCCTTTGTGTGTTAGGACATCCATTAATAAATTTGAACATCTATTCCTTGTGTGTCCCAGTTGtccctttgttttgtttatcaCACAGATACCCTCATGCACACGTGCTGATGCCTGGACATGCCACAGAACTGATATCACTGTACACAGggaacacgtgcacacgcacagagaaagagagagagagagagagagagagagagagagagagagagagagagagagagagagagagagagagagagaaagcaaaagCTGTTTTTTCCAAGAACTGGACTCTGGCCATCACTCCCAGTGTTTCCCTATTACGTAATGCCCAATCACCTCCGGGGGTCGGTCACCGCCACTGAGCGGTTGTACAATGATTTTCccagcaacacaacacaacaaataAACCTTTGTATGTCCACTGTTATGTCAGGCTggtggacacagacacacacatacacacgcacacacacacacacacagtctgctgAAAACATTTACTGACACCAAAACGAAGAATAGCAAGAAGAAAATGATGACTTATTGTAATGAAACAATCTACTGTCGCCTAAATACTAACAACCTTCATCGCCTGATCGTCGTGATATAGAATAAGAACATACACTGAGCATGCGCATTTATTTGCAGCAGTCTTGGTCTCTTCGAAATAAAAATCCTGTTGATGCAACATGCAGACAAGCGTGAACCTGTGACGATACAGAGCTGCGTGcatagtcatgtgacctccgaGAGGCGACATGTAAACATCTGGGCGAGGCGCTGCTCTTTCATTCATCCGTAAACGCTAACACGGACATCACAGCCTATACCTGAAGATCCAACCAAATTATACATATATGCTATCCGCAGTGCAACCATGGTGGATTACTACAGAACACATAAATCCCACTTACATTGTCAATGAATAATCtgatttttggtgttttttccGTAACGTCCTTAAATGCTGTTACGAGTGTAaggtcctcctgtcctctggtgctcacatgttcctcctggAAGCGAGCCTGGGTTGTTTCTTTGCCTCTTTCGTGTCTGCAGTTCGATGCTGTTGAGGTATTTAAACCAAGTGAAAATAGTCCTCCACCTCCACGAGACCGCAGCTTCAGCAGtgcgctgattggctgagccgCAGTTGACGTCAACAGGCAGCTGACGGAAGTTCCCTCCAAAAGTCACTTTAGGAAACACGTTTACGCGGTTCAACGATTGTAACAGCCTGCTAAGTCTGTGTtcttaatatattttttaaaattgttttgctAAGAGTTTTAATCTCTAACCAATATGTGATTGGGGAAAAGCTCCGAGAAATCTGGACAAAAccaatttatttataatttccCCAAGTTTACAATAATTGCAAAACATTGTATAAGTCATTATGGCAGCTAATGAAGCGTTTGGTTTGTAAACCCTCTGAAATGCTGCTCATTAAAAGTTTATAGCCAAAAAGCTTTTAAAACTATGAGTCTTTTGAACAGACGATTCAATCTCTAATGCAAACAACAGCCTCTATTTAAAACACAGCGTGCCAAAGCAGATCAAATCTCCATACACATGCAGTGACCATAGACGGGCTATTCAGCTGACatccagagaggcagacagaccaGAATAGAGCAATCTGGTCCACCGCCTGCGTCTCAGCTTTCAAGATGGCCCCAGTGCCAGTGTGAGGTGGGACTGGAGCAGAAACTATTTTCATCCTGAAGGAGAAGTTGGCCTCTACACTTGCTGTAAACATCTGCCCTGATTTCAGCTCAGTCTCAGACATTAACCACACAGATGCTGCCTCAGGCTGCTTTATACAGACAAAAGAGTTggaatttctgctttttaagtATCTTATCTGAATGACTTGTCTTCATCATTCAGTTTAGGTAAGTTCAGGAGATACAGTCAGACCCAAGCTGCCAAGCAAACACTGTTTGGCAGGAACACATGTAATTATCCCAGCAGAAtttttggaaaagaaaatgaatcaatgtaaaaaatgtgtttgtcctCTTGAATTCTTCAGAATGAAGCAATGATATTGTGAGTGTAAAGTGCAGAGTCCAGTTCTGTCTCCTGCTTGTTCTCCTACTGACTTCTATGAGGTGAATAAAGGTTATGTAATGTCCGTGGCCATGGTTGGACAACAGTCTTGTTTTTGTCTCCCACTGATAAGAGACATCCTGACTGTCTTTT
Proteins encoded in this region:
- the lpin1a gene encoding phosphatidate phosphatase LPIN1 isoform X3 translates to MAPFSAPPSMSASARWECFARVDIEINGEPVSLQMKLGENGEAFFVKEAENTLEVVPSYLATSPIMSTGKELMQTQLGRHTSRHHEPIPCSSLPVQSVGTQQGDGGMSKKRRKRRKKVHPETVGGRREESGEEFSEDEDMFTIDMSSDEEGSNDGRSVFGQGCGPHTHPSTDWSHSHSDVIKQTLSLPPPCGLSISCPEQTPHFSPIVSRLDDSRSSTPKSDSEISSQNKDNPEMLWSWGELPQAAQLPFLTAHQKQDPASAVAIPVSPSTHFRAISDAGPTSPSICVHQPGETQVHEAESVGPACVEVEGVTHTYSGCHGSLSDHVNTESPIRRTDSPSKKKEKRSQHLGTDGIYLDDITELEPKVAALYFPKSDGSSSSMKGDSEMMMMMMGVRSANQSPQSVASSGMDSGVDSLPEQLGDLPHIAISLCGGLTDNRDITREQFQEKVISYQQFSENPSVIDDPNLVVKIGNKYYNWSTAAPLMLAIQVYQKPLPQASVENIMKEKMPKKGGRWWFSWRSRNSDIKSESEAGGAREESAHSLHPVNRMKEESSSSDEDHRLSSQVDRPMAAASVCYKKTLRLTSEQLENLQLKEGPNEVVFSVTTQYQGTCRCHGTIYLWNWDDKIIISDIDGTITRSDTLGHILPTLGKDWTHQGIASLYHKVSLNGYKFMYCSARAIGMADMTRGYLHWVNEQGTMLPMGPVLLSPSSLFSAFHREVIEKKPEKFKIECLTDIKQLFHPNMEPFYAAFGNRATDVYSYKEVGVPLNRIFTVNPKGELVQEHAKTNISSFRLLFEMVDHIFPLLAPGEGEKFPPSDALEQHKFWNQERPDAVVEEEDPQPAETS
- the lpin1a gene encoding phosphatidate phosphatase LPIN1 isoform X2; its protein translation is MNYVGQLAGQVFVQVKELYRGLNPATLSGCIDVIVVQQPDGSLQCSPFHVRFGKMGVLRSREKVVDIEINGEPVSLQMKLGENGEAFFVKEAENTLEVVPSYLATSPIMSTGKELMQTQLGRHTSRHHEPIPCSSLPVQSVGTQQGDGGMSKKRRKRRKKVHPETVGGRREESGEEFSEDEDMFTIDMSSDEEGSNDGRSVFGQGCGPHTHPSTDWSHSHSRLDDSRSSTPKSDSEISSQNKDNPEMLWSWGELPQAAQLPFLTAHQKQDPASAVAIPVSPSTHFRAISDAGPTSPSICVHQPGETQVHEAESVGPACVEVEGVTHTYSGCHGSLSDHVNTESPIRRTDSPSKKKEKRSQHLGTDGIYLDDITELEPKVAALYFPKSDGSSSSMKGDSEMMMMMMGVRSANQSPQSVASSGMDSGVDSLPEQLGDLPHIAISLCGGLTDNRDITREQFQEKVISYQQFSENPSVIDDPNLVVKIGNKYYNWSTAAPLMLAIQVYQKPLPQASVENIMKEKMPKKGGRWWFSWRSRNSDIKSESEAGGAREESAHSLHPVNRMKEESSSSDEDHRLSSQVDRPMAAASVCYKKTLRLTSEQLENLQLKEGPNEVVFSVTTQYQGTCRCHGTIYLWNWDDKIIISDIDGTITRSDTLGHILPTLGKDWTHQGIASLYHKVSLNGYKFMYCSARAIGMADMTRGYLHWVNEQGTMLPMGPVLLSPSSLFSAFHREVIEKKPEKFKIECLTDIKQLFHPNMEPFYAAFGNRATDVYSYKEVGVPLNRIFTVNPKGELVQEHAKTNISSFRLLFEMVDHIFPLLAPGEGEKFPPSDALEQHKFWNQERPDAVVEEEDPQPAETS
- the lpin1a gene encoding phosphatidate phosphatase LPIN1 isoform X1 gives rise to the protein MNYVGQLAGQVFVQVKELYRGLNPATLSGCIDVIVVQQPDGSLQCSPFHVRFGKMGVLRSREKVVDIEINGEPVSLQMKLGENGEAFFVKEAENTLEVVPSYLATSPIMSTGKELMQTQLGRHTSRHHEPIPCSSLPVQSVGTQQGDGGMSKKRRKRRKKVHPETVGGRREESGEEFSEDEDMFTIDMSSDEEGSNDGRSVFGQGCGPHTHPSTDWSHSHSDVIKQTLSLPPPCGLSISCPEQTPHFSPIVSRLDDSRSSTPKSDSEISSQNKDNPEMLWSWGELPQAAQLPFLTAHQKQDPASAVAIPVSPSTHFRAISDAGPTSPSICVHQPGETQVHEAESVGPACVEVEGVTHTYSGCHGSLSDHVNTESPIRRTDSPSKKKEKRSQHLGTDGIYLDDITELEPKVAALYFPKSDGSSSSMKGDSEMMMMMMGVRSANQSPQSVASSGMDSGVDSLPEQLGDLPHIAISLCGGLTDNRDITREQFQEKVISYQQFSENPSVIDDPNLVVKIGNKYYNWSTAAPLMLAIQVYQKPLPQASVENIMKEKMPKKGGRWWFSWRSRNSDIKSESEAGGAREESAHSLHPVNRMKEESSSSDEDHRLSSQVDRPMAAASVCYKKTLRLTSEQLENLQLKEGPNEVVFSVTTQYQGTCRCHGTIYLWNWDDKIIISDIDGTITRSDTLGHILPTLGKDWTHQGIASLYHKVSLNGYKFMYCSARAIGMADMTRGYLHWVNEQGTMLPMGPVLLSPSSLFSAFHREVIEKKPEKFKIECLTDIKQLFHPNMEPFYAAFGNRATDVYSYKEVGVPLNRIFTVNPKGELVQEHAKTNISSFRLLFEMVDHIFPLLAPGEGEKFPPSDALEQHKFWNQERPDAVVEEEDPQPAETS